From the Candidatus Nanopelagicales bacterium genome, the window TCAACGTTGGAGTCGATGCGGTCGAACTCCATGGCGAACCGCGTATGGGGCGCCCCAGCCGCAACAACGCGAGCGTCGGCGATTGTGTCGACGTCGCGATAGCTGCGCAGCATGCCGACCTCCAGACCCGCCTGGCGCAGACGTGCGAGTTGGATCTTGCCGGTGGTGTCCAGGCTCATGGGAACACCAGGGAAGACGCTCGGATCAGGCTCGCGCATTGCCACGGCCCAATACCCGCCGTCAACCGTCAGGCCGAGCCAGGCATCGAAGTCGGCGAAGTCGACAACAATGTCGGAACTGGTGATCTGGGGCGTGTCCATGCCGATGAGCAGGGCTGGACCGCTGACACGGTCGAACGCATCGGCGAGGCGGAGGTCTAACCCACCGCCAGCTTGTTGCCATACCTCGAATCCGGCAGGAATCCAGTCGCCGCGGGCACCGTCAAGTAACAGAATTCGCCTGCCGACGTCGGCCTTGCTCACCAGTTCAAGGGTGTCGTGGAGGGCGGCGCTGGCCAGCGCGGCGGCCTGCACGGCAGTAACTGCGGGCGTGAGCCTGGTCTTGACCCGACCTGGAATGGGTTCCTTGGCAATGACGATGACAGTCAACGCCTGCGATTCCAGGCTCATACGGAACTCTCCGCGGCCGACGACGCGGTGGGAGTCATGTCTGGCCGCATGTTCTTGCAGTCAGCCAGCACGGCGCTCATATCGCGCACGGCACGGGCGACCCCGCGAACCGTACCGGTGACTTTCGACTTGCCCAGTCGAGGCTCGTAGTCGATGGGGAACTCCTCGACGCGCCAACCAGCCTGACCGGCCCGGATGAGCGTCTCCAGTGGGTAGCCGAAGCGGCGGTCGGCCACGCCAAGGTCGAGCAATTCCTGCCGTCGCGCGACCCGAATCGGTCCGATGTCGCGCACGGTGAGGCCGGTCACCGACCGCACCCGCCAGGCCAGGAACCGGTTGGCCAGTCGCCCATGAAGCGGCCAAGCGCCAGTCTGGGTGGGGACGCGCCGACCTAACGTCATGTCGGCGCGGCCTGCTTCGACCGGTTCGACCAACGCGGGTAGCGTGGCCAGTGTCATCGATGCGTCAGCGTCGCAGAAGGCGACAAGGTCGGCGGTCGCCGTGACTAAGCCCCGGTGACACGCGGCGCCGTAGCCAGGCGTTGGTTCTGACACGACGAGGGCGCCCAGCTCGTTGGCGATTTCCGCGGAGTCATCGGTGGAACCGTTGTCCACCACGATCGCCCGGTAGCCCGGCGGTAGCTCTCGAAGCACCGGCTTAAGTGCCAGGGCTTCGTTGAGACACGGCAGGACGACGTCAACGGAGGCGGCGGGCACGATCTCAAAATAGAGCAATTAGGGCAGGTCGGCCACTGATCTTGCTTACGAATGTCTTACGCGCCCTTATGGCTGATCTCGGCCATACCCGTTGCAAAATGCTCCTCCGGCGCCCAGTTGAGTTCGCTGACCGCGCGTTGATTGGAGGCGGTGATGTGGCGAACGTCTCCCAGCCGAAACTCTCCGGTGACCACTGGCGGTGCCCCACCAGTGGCGGTCGACAGGGCGGCCGCCAACTCCAAAACGGTTCGGGGGTGGCCGCTGCCGATGTTGTAAGCGGGCATGGCTGAACCCGGAACGGGCGCAACGGCCGCCGCGATGACGGCGCGGGCAACGTCGCGAACGTGAACGAAGTCGCGCCGCTGACCACCGTCCTCGTACACCCTCGGTGCGTCGCCGTTGGCGAGCATCGAGACGAACAACGCGGCCACGCCCGCGTAGGGGGTATCGCGCGGAAGGCGGCGGCCATAGACGTTGTGGAATCGCAACGCCACTGCGGCGCCGCCAGTTGTTCGAGCCCAGATGTTGCCCAGGTGTTCCTGCGCGACCTTGCTCGCGGCATAGACGTTGGCCGGTTCCAGTGGCGATTCCTCGCCGACGAGGTGGTGGCCCAGGGTGTCCCCGCAGGTGGGGCATCTCGCCTCGAAATCGCCACCCGCCAGCTGCTCACGACTCCGGGCCGCAGGTGGAACCAGGCCATGTTGGGCGCAAGGAGCCACGCCCTCGCCGTAGACGACCATTGAGCTAGCGAGCACTAAGCGGTCGATGCTCGTCTCAGCCATTGCTGCTACCAAGGTGGCTGTACCAAGGTCGTTATGTGAGACGTAGTCGGCAGCGTCGCGAACCCCGTCACCGAGTCCAACCTTCGCCGCCAAGTGAACGACGGCGTCCACGCCGGTGAGTTCGGCCGCGAGTCCCGAGTGGTCGCGCACATCGGTTTGAACCACGTTGACTGTCCGCCTGGCAAAGATGTCTGCCAGGTCTGAGCAGTCGGGTTGGCTGGCTGCTTCTTCGAGGCTCCGGTTATCGATGACG encodes:
- a CDS encoding DUF2064 domain-containing protein, whose translation is MSLESQALTVIVIAKEPIPGRVKTRLTPAVTAVQAAALASAALHDTLELVSKADVGRRILLLDGARGDWIPAGFEVWQQAGGGLDLRLADAFDRVSGPALLIGMDTPQITSSDIVVDFADFDAWLGLTVDGGYWAVAMREPDPSVFPGVPMSLDTTGKIQLARLRQAGLEVGMLRSYRDVDTIADARVVAAGAPHTRFAMEFDRIDSNVDWPTEGVFDNALRHGSDLHLVHDQGERTVLNVRRWLAEPDDADHSLLDRCNGATLDIGCGPGRFTIALARRGHHSLGVDTAPTAVEITRAGGAAALCRSVFDTLPGEGHWDTVLLADGNLGIAGDPDRLLRRSHELLRTGGRLLVEPTSADVDHVVPVRLSNGRGNNSERFWWAQVGPSATVTRALAAGFEPLDSWSVSGRSFLSFIRS
- a CDS encoding glycosyltransferase family 2 protein, which translates into the protein MPAASVDVVLPCLNEALALKPVLRELPPGYRAIVVDNGSTDDSAEIANELGALVVSEPTPGYGAACHRGLVTATADLVAFCDADASMTLATLPALVEPVEAGRADMTLGRRVPTQTGAWPLHGRLANRFLAWRVRSVTGLTVRDIGPIRVARRQELLDLGVADRRFGYPLETLIRAGQAGWRVEEFPIDYEPRLGKSKVTGTVRGVARAVRDMSAVLADCKNMRPDMTPTASSAAESSV
- a CDS encoding NAD-dependent epimerase/dehydratase family protein; protein product: MRILVTGGLGFIGSHVTQAAIEAGHEVTVIDNRSLEEAASQPDCSDLADIFARRTVNVVQTDVRDHSGLAAELTGVDAVVHLAAKVGLGDGVRDAADYVSHNDLGTATLVAAMAETSIDRLVLASSMVVYGEGVAPCAQHGLVPPAARSREQLAGGDFEARCPTCGDTLGHHLVGEESPLEPANVYAASKVAQEHLGNIWARTTGGAAVALRFHNVYGRRLPRDTPYAGVAALFVSMLANGDAPRVYEDGGQRRDFVHVRDVARAVIAAAVAPVPGSAMPAYNIGSGHPRTVLELAAALSTATGGAPPVVTGEFRLGDVRHITASNQRAVSELNWAPEEHFATGMAEISHKGA